The DNA segment AAGGAGTTCTCCGCGCCCTTCAAACTCGCCATCACCGGCACCCCGATGGAGAACAACCTGATGGAGCTGTGGTCGCTGTTCTCGATCACCGCTCCCGGCCTGTTCCCTTCGGCCCGCCGGTTCACCGAGGACTACCGGAACCCGATCGAGAAGTCAGCCAACACGGAGCGGCTTGCGCGCCTGCGCCGCAGGATCCGGCCGCTGCTGATGCGGCGCACCAAGGAAGCGGTCGCCTCGGACCTGCCCCCGAAGCAGGAGCAGGTACTGGAGGTGGAACTGCATTCCCGGCACTGGAAGATCTACCAGACCCACCTGCAGCGCGAGCGGCAAAAATTGCTGGGCCTGATCGAGGACCTGGACCGCAACCGGATGATCGTCTTCAGGTCGCTGACCCTGCTGCGAATGCTCAGCCTCGACGCGTCGCTGGTGGATCAGGCGTACGACGGCGTCCCCTCCGCCAAGCTCGACGTCCTGTTCGAGCAGCTCGAGGATGTGGTGGCCGAGGGCCACCGGGCGCTGGTCTTCAGCCAGTTCACCTCCTTCCTGAAGAAAGCCGCAGAGAGGCTCGACGCCCAGGGCATCGCCTACAGCTACCTTGACGGGTCCACCCTGCGCCGCGGCGACGTCATCAACAGGTTCAAGGACGGGGAGGCGCCCGTCTTCCTGATCAGCCTCAAGGCCGGCGGGTTCGGCCTGAACCTCACCGAGGCTGATTATGTGTTCCTGCTGGACCCTTGGTGGAACCCGGCTACCGAGGCGCAGGCCGTGGATCGTACCCACCGGATCGGTCAGACCCGCAACGTCATGGTCTATCGGATGGTGGCGTCGGGAACCATCGAGGAGAAGGTGATGAAGCTCAAGGAACAGAAGGCCAAGCTCTTCAGCTCGGTGATGGACGACGACGCCGTCTTCAGCTCAGCACTGACCGCCGACGACATCAGGGGGCTGCTGGAGGGCTAGAGTCGGAGGGGTGAGTCAACAACTATCAGCCGATCTGCCCGCAACCTCCCCCCTGACCGGTTTTGTCCAGGTGAGGGGTGCCCGGGAAAACAACCTCCGCAACGTGAGCGTGGACGTCCCCCGGGACGCCATCGTGGCCTTCACCGGCGTCTCCGGCTCAGGCAAATCCTCCCTGGCCTTCGGCACCATCTACGCCGAAGCCCAGCGCCGCTACTTCGAATCGGTGGCCCCCTACGCGCGGCGTCTGATCCAGCAGGGTTCCAACCCCCGGGTCGACGAGATCACCGGCCTGCCGCCCGCCGTCGCGCTGCAGCAGCGCCGCGGCACTCCCAGTTCCCGGTCAACCGTGGGTACCGTCACCACCCTCTCCAACTCCGTCCGGATGCTGTTCTCCCGCGCCGGCACCTACCCCGAGGGTGCCGAGTCCCTGGACTCTGATTCGTTCTCCCCCAACACTGCCGCCGGCGCCTGCCCACAGTGCCACGGGTTGGGTATCGCCCACACGGTCAGCGAGGAATCCCTGGTCCCCGATACGTCGCTGACCATCCGCGATGGAGCGATCGCTGCCTGGCCCGGAGCCTGGCAGGGCAAGAATCTCCGCGATATCGTGCGTGAACTTGGTCACGACATCGACACTCCGTGGGACCAGCTCCCCAGGGAGTCCCGCGATTGGATCCTGTTCACCGAGGAACAGCCGGTGGTGGAGGTCACCCCGCAGCGGGACCGGGTCGCCAAGCCCTACAAGGGCCGATTCTGGAGCGCGAAGAGCTACGTGCTCCACACCCTCGCCGACTCGTCCAGCCAGTCGATGCGCGAACGCGTCCTGCAGTTTATGCACAGCGGCCCGTGCCCCCTCTGCGATGGCAGCGGGCTGCAGCAGGCAGCACTGGCGGTTACCTTCGCCGGCTACTCCATCGCCGAACTGACCGATGTGCCCCTCGCCGAGCTGGCAGCCATCGTCGAACCCACCGCCACCCTGCAGGGTGCAGGATCCAGCTCCCGTGCCCTGAGCTCCGGCGAGACCACGGAGGTGGCCGTCACCCTGACCAAGGACCTGCACCAGCGCGTCGGTGTCCTGCTGGATCTTGGCCTGGGCTACCTGAGCCTTCGCCGGCCCACGCCGACCCTCTCGCCCGGTGAGATGCAGCGGCTGCGCATTGCCACCCAGCTGCGGTCCGGCCTCTTCGGCGTCATCTACGTGCTCGATGAGCCATCGGCCGGGCTGCACCCCGCCGACGCCGAACCGCTGCTCGAAGTGCTGCAGCAGCTGAAGTCCTCCGGCAACTCGGTGTTTGTGGTGGAACATGACATGGACGTGGTCCGCAGCGCCGACTGGGTGGTGGATGTGGGACCCAAGGCCGGCGAAGCCGGCGGTTCGGTCCTCTACAGCGGCGCCGTGTCCGGTCTCGCGGACGTCAAGGACTCGGTCACCAGGCCGTTCCTCTTCCCCGAGCAGGCTCCCCCGGCCGCCGACGCCGCGTTGCGAAAGCCGGACCGCTGGCTGAGCATGAACAACATCAGCCGCCACAACCTGCGGGGCCTCGACGCCACCATCCCGCTGAATGTGCTGACCGCCGTCACCGGTGTCTCCGGCTCCGGCAAGTCCACGCTCGTCTCCCAGGTGCTTGCCGACGTCGTCAATGATTACCTGCACGCCGGTGTTCCGGCGGAGGACGCCGACGACGGCAGCGACCGCGACTGCGCACCGGGTGACCACATGACGGTGGGCCACGTGGAGGGCCTCGACCTGATCGACCGGCTCGTCCGGGTGGACCAGCGCCCAATCGGCAGGACCCCCCGGTCCAACCTGGCCACCTACACGGGCCTGTTCGACGCCGTCCGGAAGCTTTACGCCGGGACCGATGAGGCCAAGGCTCGCGGCTACGGGGCCGGACGGTTCTCGTTCAATGTGACCGGCGGCCGCTGTGAGACGTGCCTGGGCGAAGGGTTCGTCTCGGTGGAGCTACTATTCCTGCCCGGCAGTTACGGGCCCTGCCCCACCTGCGACGGGTCACGCTACAACCCCGAGACACTGGAGATCACCTACCGGGGCCGGACCATCGCCGAGGTCCTCAGGCTCACCGTGGACGCCGCCGCCGAGTTCCTCGCCGATGTCCCCGCTGCGGCGCGCAGCCTGACCACCCTCCGGCAGGTGGGGCTCGGCTACCTGCGGCTCGGCCAGCCAGCCACCGAGCTCTCCGGCGGCGAGGCACAGCGCATCAAGCTCGCCACCGAACTGCAGCGTGCGCGCCGCGGGCACACCCTGTATGTGCTCGACGAGCCCACCACCGGGCTGCACCCCTCCGATGTGCAGCTGCTGTTGGCTCAGCTGAACAACCTGGTCGACGCCGGCAACACAGTGGTCGTCGTGGAACACGACATGGCAGTCATCGCCGCGGCTGACTGGGTGATCGACCTGGGGCCGTCCGGCGGGGACGAGGGTGGCCGGATTGTTGCAGCGGGGACGCCGTCGTCGGTTGCAAGTACTCCGGAAAGCCGGACCGCACCGTACCTCGCCCGGCGGTTGGCGACCGCCGGGTAAGGTCTCGGGGTGAAGGCTGCGGAGAGGCGGGCCAGGTCTGGCGGGCTAGCGGCGCGGGGCGCTGTAACTCTTCCTGCCTGCGGCGCTGGCAGTCGCGCCGATGTGGTTCCCTCGGGTCTGGTCCACCACGGGACCGGTTCCAGCGATTTCGCGGATCTGTTCGATGCCAGCGATGGCCTGCGACTTGGTCGGATAATACGTGGAGACGGCGACGAGCACTCCGTCGCCGGCCATGAGTTTGATCCGGTATCCACCGTCGTGCGCATCCACTATTTTGAAGTAGCCTGACACTTTCTTACCTCCTTGTAAGGAATGTCGTTACGGGTACCTTTCATAGTAAGCATCCTTAGCGCCGGTGGATATGGTGCGGGGTGTTATTTTCGCCGCCATTTCAGGGTCTTTCGTCCTTTGTCTGGTTCTCTACCGGCGGTAAAATAGTAGTGCTGGCATGGGCAGCGATCCCATGCCAACGGCCCTGTAGAAGCTCGGCGAATAGTTCCGCAGTATTTGGGGTTATTTTCTTGTTTCAAGGGAGGGGAGATGACTACCGCATCACATCATGCACGTGACTTTCACGTGACCCACGAGCTCGTTCGTAGCGGCTCGATGGGATTGGGCGTGGTCTTTCTGCTTTTGGGCGTCCTGGCCTTCGTGCCGGGACTGACAACACAGTACGGTTCGCTGGCCCTCGCCAGCGAGTCAGAGGCATTACTCTTCGGCGTCTTCCAGGTGTCGATCCTGCTCAACATCGTCTATCTGCTGGTTGGAGCGGCCGGAATCATCATGAGTAGGGACAGTAGCGGCGCCCGCAACTTTCTGCTGGGAAGCGGCGCACTATTCCTGATCATGTGGATCTACGGCATGGTCATCGACCTGGGGTCGACGGCCAACTTTCTGTCCTTCAACGCGGCAGGCAACTGGCTGCATCTGATCCTGGCGCTGATCGCCGGGGGCATCGCCCTCACTCACCTGGCGCGGACCCGTGGAGGTGGCCGATCAACCCACACCTAACCAGCGGCCTAGGGCCCAGATCATCAATGCTGCCTTGCGCCGGTTCTCTCCGCCGCAAGGCAACTTTGTGTGGGCTTCCACCCAAAACCAATGCAACGTGAATGCAACCTTGGTGCAACCCGAATCGCGGTACGTTCACCCTGTGCCCCGTCACCGACGACAGGGCTGTTCGGAAACGGAAGGGAAGCTCATGCCTGGAAACAAAGCCGTTGCTTACAAAGGACCCGGGAAAGTGGAGGTCATCGATATCGACTACCCCACCTTCGAGCTGCAGGATGGACCAGGGGTGAACCCGGCCAATGTGGGCCGTAAGGTGCATCACGGTGTCATCCTCAAGACTGTTACGACGAATATCTGCGGCTCCGACCAACACATGGTTCGGGGCCGTACCACTGCCCCCTCCGATC comes from the Arthrobacter sp. CAN_C5 genome and includes:
- a CDS encoding YegP family protein, with product MSGYFKIVDAHDGGYRIKLMAGDGVLVAVSTYYPTKSQAIAGIEQIREIAGTGPVVDQTRGNHIGATASAAGRKSYSAPRR
- a CDS encoding DUF4383 domain-containing protein yields the protein MTTASHHARDFHVTHELVRSGSMGLGVVFLLLGVLAFVPGLTTQYGSLALASESEALLFGVFQVSILLNIVYLLVGAAGIIMSRDSSGARNFLLGSGALFLIMWIYGMVIDLGSTANFLSFNAAGNWLHLILALIAGGIALTHLARTRGGGRSTHT
- the uvrA gene encoding excinuclease ABC subunit UvrA; amino-acid sequence: MSQQLSADLPATSPLTGFVQVRGARENNLRNVSVDVPRDAIVAFTGVSGSGKSSLAFGTIYAEAQRRYFESVAPYARRLIQQGSNPRVDEITGLPPAVALQQRRGTPSSRSTVGTVTTLSNSVRMLFSRAGTYPEGAESLDSDSFSPNTAAGACPQCHGLGIAHTVSEESLVPDTSLTIRDGAIAAWPGAWQGKNLRDIVRELGHDIDTPWDQLPRESRDWILFTEEQPVVEVTPQRDRVAKPYKGRFWSAKSYVLHTLADSSSQSMRERVLQFMHSGPCPLCDGSGLQQAALAVTFAGYSIAELTDVPLAELAAIVEPTATLQGAGSSSRALSSGETTEVAVTLTKDLHQRVGVLLDLGLGYLSLRRPTPTLSPGEMQRLRIATQLRSGLFGVIYVLDEPSAGLHPADAEPLLEVLQQLKSSGNSVFVVEHDMDVVRSADWVVDVGPKAGEAGGSVLYSGAVSGLADVKDSVTRPFLFPEQAPPAADAALRKPDRWLSMNNISRHNLRGLDATIPLNVLTAVTGVSGSGKSTLVSQVLADVVNDYLHAGVPAEDADDGSDRDCAPGDHMTVGHVEGLDLIDRLVRVDQRPIGRTPRSNLATYTGLFDAVRKLYAGTDEAKARGYGAGRFSFNVTGGRCETCLGEGFVSVELLFLPGSYGPCPTCDGSRYNPETLEITYRGRTIAEVLRLTVDAAAEFLADVPAAARSLTTLRQVGLGYLRLGQPATELSGGEAQRIKLATELQRARRGHTLYVLDEPTTGLHPSDVQLLLAQLNNLVDAGNTVVVVEHDMAVIAAADWVIDLGPSGGDEGGRIVAAGTPSSVASTPESRTAPYLARRLATAG